One Tubulanus polymorphus chromosome 5, tnTubPoly1.2, whole genome shotgun sequence DNA segment encodes these proteins:
- the LOC141905361 gene encoding hematopoietic prostaglandin D synthase-like, producing MPQYTLIYFNITGLGEVPRLLFAQAGVEYEDRRIPSPWLEPDVWPKLKKETPFQKLPILEIDGKPIAQSQAIVQYLAREFGLEGKDNLGMAKVYEAYYMSYDILINDFKQRYEKNETKKQEVKENLITAEFPRLLDALKTILGDNDFLAGGTVSVADMIAFVAVQRLQGLNWPEVDNLLKAYPTVTALQDRVAKSPNIAAYLEKRPKTKY from the exons ATGCCTCAATACACACTGATCTATTTCAACATCACCGGTTTGGGAGAAGTGCCCCGTTTGTTATTCGCTCAAGCCGGGGTCGAATACGAGGACCGCCGGATACCTTCACCATGGCTTGAACCAGACGTATGGCCGAAGCTGAAAAAGG AGACTCCTTTTCAGAAGCTACCAATCCTCGAAATCGATGGTAAACCTATCGCTCAGAGTCAAGCTATAGTACAATATCTTGCCAGAGAATTTG GTTTGGAAGGAAAGGATAACCTGGGAATGGCCAAAGTCTACGAGGCTTACTATATGTCATATGATATCCTGATCAATGACTTCAAACAACGTTATGaaaaaaacgaaacgaaaAAG CAAGAGGTTAAAGAGAATTTGATCACGGCTGAATTCCCAAGACTTCTGGACGCTCTGAAAACCATTCTTGGAGACAATGACTTTTTGGCTGGGGGAACG GTGTCTGTGGCGGATATGATCGCGTTCGTTGCTGTTCAAAGGCTACAAGGATTGAACTGGCCCGAAGTTGATAACCTGCTCAAGGCATACCCGACGGTTACCGCGCTTCAGGATCGCGTCGCCAAATCGCCCAACATTGCCGCCTATCTTGAAAAACGTccaaaaaccaaatattaa
- the LOC141905036 gene encoding S-crystallin 4-like, whose amino-acid sequence MPKYTLIYFNLTGLGEVPRLLFAQAGVEYEDRRIPLPWVDPEAWPKLKKETPFQKLPILEIDGKPIAQSQAIVQYLAREFGLEGKDNLEMAKVYEAYYMSYDILNNDSKQRYEKNETKKQEVKENLITAEFPRLLDALKTILGDNDFLAGGTVSVADMIAFVAIERLQGLNWPEVDNLLKTYPTVTALQDRVAKLPNISAYLAKRPKTEY is encoded by the exons ATGCCGAAGTACACACTGATCTACTTTAACCTCACCGGTTTGGGAGAAGTGCCCCGTTTGTTATTCGCTCAAGCCGGGGTCGAATACGAGGACCGCCGTATACCATTACCATGGGTTGATCCAGAGGCATGGCCGAAGCTGAAAAAGG AGACTCCTTTTCAGAAACTACCAATCCTCGAAATCGACGGTAAACCTATCGCTCAGAGTCAAGCTATTGTACAATATCTTGCCAGAGAATTTG GTTTGGAAGGAAAGGATAACCTGGAAATGGCCAAAGTCTACGAGGCTTACTATATGTCATATGATATCCTGAACAATGACTCAAAACAACGTTATGAGAAAAACGAAACGAAAAAG CAAGAAGTTAAAGAGAATTTGATCACGGCTGAATTCCCAAGACTTCTGGACGCCCTGAAAACCATTCTTGGAGACAATGACTTTTTGGCTGGGGGAACG GTGTCTGTGGCGGATATGATCGCGTTCGTTGCTATTGAAAGGCTACAAGGATTGAACTGGCCCGAAGTTGATAACCTGCTCAAGACATACCCGACGGTTACCGCGCTTCAGGATCGCGTCGCCAAATTGCCCAACATTTCTGCCTATCTTGCAAAACGTCCAAAGACCGAGTATTAA
- the LOC141905035 gene encoding uncharacterized protein LOC141905035, translated as MDQKRSLLIVATFVVFCYNYGEATENTICSEVELPTIVRLEVSRFEVGSGASIIVDLNIQRGGDVKVKWFRQQEETSYLVADTVNTQSFEIIRGGNRRARLHVNSVKYRDLKETHILEIAPRSSCADVSTRIIIVHKQTYVSNIRLPTIKDVSGKFVLSENVDKSWRLSATVVVHGVEKYLGRYSRPPRIGANSWRKIINRDASPVNRRHFEPNGAKYKHTKAEEWISESSYQIWRILDVTNATWNEAGMYSFEFNHGFTGGFRYTVRVFSEIELPTYPGILHGMYVQSCSGHVPHIDGSLPIRKNYDDCIMCRISGYPRPYIRWSRHSTQTGVYRPFAASDVSTPGHSYRTDTQYIQGDTRYMGRYKCEAGYNKPILSVTYKVAIFEPIKFLFSSSSSVILLGQSQIQFVCNASGDPLPNISFYKGPTFSELPVDHTTKLPWLRVVPFATRVSIQIRKDRRTMTSVGIMTLNYPGDEVVGRGQWDYKCVASNHYDRKFRTMSIQADF; from the exons ATGGATCAAAAAAGATCATTGTTAATCGTCGCAACCTTCGTGGTTTTCTGCTATAATTATGGG GAAGCAACTGAAAACACGATTTGTTCCGAAGTTGAACTGCCGACAATCGTAAGATTAGAAGTTTCTCGATTCGAGGTCGGATCCGGCGCGTCCATCATAGTCGATTTGAACATTCAACGCGGAGGTGACGTTAAAGTGAAATGGTTTCGTCAACAGGAAGAAACGTCGTATCTCGTTGCGGATACAG TAAATACGCAATCGTTTGAAATAATTCGAGGCGGAAATCGCCGAGCGAGATTGCACGTGAATTCGGTTAAATATCGAGACTTGAAAGAGACACATATCCTTGAAATAGCTCCGCGTTCATCGTGCGCCGATGTATCAACGAGAATCATTATCGTTCACAAACAAACCTATGTCTCTAATATTCGTCTTCCCACGATAAAAGACGTCAGCGGTAAATTTGTTCTTTCGGAAAACGTCGACAAATCATGGAGACTGTCGGCAACTGTCGTCGTACACGGAGTGGAGAAGTATTTGGGACGTTACTCGCGGCCGCCACGCATAGGCGCTAATTCCTGGAGAAAGATTATCAACAGAGATGCTTCTCCTGTCAATAGACGCCACTTTGAACCAAATGGCGCCAAATACAAACACACGAAAGCCGAAGAATGGATTTCCGAATCCAGTTATCAAATTTGGCGTATTTTAGATGTTACAAATGCGACTTGGAATGAAGCGGGCATGTACAGTTTTGAGTTCAATCATGGTTTTACCGGGGGATTCAGGTATACAGTGCGTGTTTTTAGTGAAATAGAATTACCAACATATCCCGGAATTCTACACGGAATGTATGTGCAGTCGTGTTCCGGTCACGTGCCACACATTGACGGATCGCTGCCGATCAGGAAGAACTATGACGACTGTATAATGTGCCGTATTTCCGGGTATCCGAGACCTTATATCCGGTGGTCACGACACAGCACCCAGACTGGTGTCTACCGTCCATTCGCAGCGAGTGATGTTTCGACGCCCGGCCACTCGTACAGAACCGACACTCAATACATCCAAGGCGACACACGCTATATGGGCCGTTACAAATGCGAAGCTGGGTACAACAAACCGATCCTAAGTGTTACTTATAAAGTGGCAATTTTTGAACCGATCAAGTTCCTCTTTTCGAGTTCTTCATCGGTGATACTACTGGGTCAAAGTCAG ATACAATTCGTATGCAACGCTTCCGGTGACCCATTGCCAAATATCTCGTTTTATAAAGGCCCCACGTTTTCCGAGCTTCCCGTGGACCATACGACGAAACTACCCTGGTTGCGAGTCGTTCCGTTTGCAACTAGAGTTTCTATTCAAATACGAAAAGACAGACGAACGATGACGTCAGTGGGTATTATGACCTTGAACTATCCGGGGGACGAGGTCGTTGGAAGAGGTCAGTGGGATTACAAGTGCGTCGCTTCAAATCACTACGACCGCAAGTTTAGGACGATGTCGATACAGGcagatttttga